One genomic region from Puniceicoccus vermicola encodes:
- a CDS encoding DUF3732 domain-containing protein, producing the protein MRLALLKIILWPKNDRFSPRVIPFLPDKINVITGESATGKSSLTAIVDYCLGSGKCAIPVGLIRDLTEWFGLHIKLANTEMIVARRNPGDQQTTTDLYWVEGLDLEIPNRIEKNGRVDDLKNRMDQVAQLPHLELSGDESVGFGSRPSFRDMAAFNFQPQHIVANPYTLFFKADTTEHREKLRAIFPLVLGAVNASTLAKQRELKDITKEHDRLRRELEARLKAAKAWEAEIESYYLQAKALGLLPDAPNPDSTWNLDRFVIELQPVPANVKKLDIPEIKEGTGEEAVNQLTEIIGEEDRLARQMGAVRQRLSKLDQLSESVGEYGSTLTGQKDRMLGVGWLERKLSSKHMCPVCYAVHEHGNENLGELQKLAHELGVLANSVAQAPAKLDQELADLRKELRNLEQDISKIRKKRQFLESASQELSSQRQRVRQVYLFVGRVEQALENLSASRNVGELGDRVKDLSRRIQELKDDLDPRAQRERERAAIESVSSRIHDYARDLQLEHAAENVRLNIRELSLQFTSLSGRTDFLWEVGSGQNWVGYHVSCLLALHEHFVGLSSSPVPQFLVIDQPSQVYFPEAWPSLEDTPGGKSADIEGVHRIFAALSKFLDELDEPFQIIVTEHAGAITWHGLGNIHVVANWRDGHDDFLIPRSWHDVEHNG; encoded by the coding sequence ATGAGACTCGCCCTATTAAAAATAATTCTTTGGCCGAAGAACGACAGGTTTTCGCCTCGTGTAATTCCCTTTTTGCCCGACAAAATCAATGTAATCACTGGTGAAAGTGCGACCGGGAAATCTTCGCTTACGGCAATTGTGGATTACTGCCTTGGGAGTGGTAAATGCGCTATACCCGTCGGGCTAATACGAGATTTGACCGAGTGGTTTGGGCTTCATATTAAACTAGCGAATACCGAGATGATTGTTGCTCGGCGAAATCCGGGAGACCAGCAAACAACGACTGATCTGTATTGGGTCGAAGGTCTTGATTTGGAGATTCCGAATCGAATTGAGAAGAATGGACGTGTCGATGACCTGAAAAATCGAATGGATCAAGTAGCGCAATTGCCACATTTGGAGTTAAGTGGTGATGAATCTGTCGGATTCGGGAGTCGACCGAGTTTTCGAGATATGGCCGCATTCAATTTTCAGCCTCAGCATATCGTTGCTAATCCGTACACACTGTTTTTCAAGGCTGATACGACCGAGCACCGCGAGAAACTTCGTGCCATATTTCCATTGGTTCTCGGAGCGGTAAATGCATCGACATTGGCAAAACAGCGGGAACTGAAGGATATTACGAAAGAACACGATCGGCTGCGTCGCGAGCTGGAGGCGCGACTAAAGGCGGCGAAAGCATGGGAGGCCGAGATTGAAAGCTACTACCTCCAGGCAAAAGCTCTTGGTCTCCTGCCTGATGCTCCTAATCCTGATTCTACATGGAATCTTGATCGATTCGTAATAGAATTGCAACCAGTCCCAGCCAACGTGAAGAAGCTTGATATTCCGGAGATTAAGGAGGGAACAGGGGAAGAGGCAGTAAACCAGCTTACGGAAATTATTGGCGAAGAGGATCGTCTGGCGCGACAGATGGGAGCGGTCCGTCAACGATTGTCAAAGTTGGATCAACTTTCCGAATCCGTCGGTGAGTATGGCTCAACACTGACTGGTCAAAAGGATCGGATGCTGGGAGTTGGTTGGCTTGAGAGGAAACTGAGTTCAAAACACATGTGCCCAGTTTGTTATGCTGTCCATGAGCACGGCAATGAAAACCTCGGAGAACTGCAGAAACTTGCACATGAACTTGGAGTCTTGGCAAACTCTGTGGCTCAAGCACCAGCGAAATTGGATCAAGAGTTAGCTGACCTTCGTAAAGAGCTTCGCAACCTAGAACAGGACATATCGAAGATACGAAAGAAAAGGCAGTTTCTCGAGTCCGCGTCTCAAGAATTATCATCGCAACGCCAGCGAGTGAGACAGGTATACCTGTTCGTCGGTCGAGTTGAGCAAGCACTTGAGAATCTTTCGGCAAGTAGGAATGTAGGAGAACTCGGAGATCGCGTAAAAGACCTGTCCCGACGCATTCAAGAATTGAAAGATGATTTGGATCCGCGAGCACAACGGGAACGAGAGAGGGCTGCAATTGAATCAGTATCATCAAGAATTCACGATTATGCGCGCGACCTTCAACTTGAGCATGCCGCGGAGAATGTGCGACTAAACATTAGGGAATTGAGCCTCCAGTTTACCTCCCTTTCGGGTCGGACTGATTTTCTTTGGGAAGTTGGTAGCGGACAGAATTGGGTCGGCTACCACGTCTCTTGTTTACTTGCACTTCACGAGCATTTTGTCGGTCTCTCCAGCAGCCCAGTTCCACAATTTCTTGTGATAGACCAACCAAGCCAGGTTTATTTCCCAGAAGCATGGCCGAGCCTAGAGGACACTCCAGGTGGAAAGTCTGCGGATATTGAGGGAGTGCATCGCATATTCGCGGCTCTTTCGAAGTTTCTCGACGAGTTGGATGAACCGTTTCAGATTATCGTTACGGAGCACGCCGGTGCGATTACTTGGCATGGCTTGGGGAATATACACGTCGTTGCGAATTGGAGAGATGGGCATGACGACTTCCTAATTCCCAGGTCTTGGCATGACGTCGAACATAATGGTTAA
- a CDS encoding ABC-three component system protein, producing MSLENHSAPGPAAGYTFQFERALYWLSRSPAGFVIGIETEDDVAIKHKDGMLTLEQNKHSIREKAEPFGDRSKDLWNTLSIWLSAVQNEELEIGKSRFFMVTNKALPDGLARQLSNAKTREEVDECIYALQSAAANPSDTIREFTEKVLATPSNRHLREIILNCELVDEEGGASGKKLRESTIAELPIPADFTKDAESILDELLGWVSRSSLALWQKREPAWISRDSFVNQFYAILDLRKRQKDRERAANLIPVYDEQIGREKGRDFVKQIYLVTDDHGRVDESIREFIQCNMEKTRLSVDGNITDQDWIDFEHSLRLRWVKISGREKRFGESRPEEDVGFKILTETTDEHRERLAGIETEQVYLTSGTYHRMADRLVVGWHPRFEELMKQEEGND from the coding sequence ATGAGTCTTGAAAACCATTCAGCGCCAGGACCAGCGGCAGGGTATACGTTTCAATTTGAACGAGCCCTTTATTGGCTCTCGCGAAGTCCCGCTGGCTTTGTGATCGGAATCGAAACAGAGGACGATGTGGCCATAAAGCATAAGGATGGGATGCTAACTCTTGAGCAGAACAAGCATTCCATTAGAGAGAAGGCAGAACCATTTGGAGATCGCTCGAAAGACCTATGGAACACACTTTCGATATGGCTATCCGCCGTCCAAAATGAAGAACTGGAAATTGGAAAGTCTAGGTTTTTCATGGTCACAAATAAGGCCTTGCCGGACGGCCTTGCTAGACAACTTTCCAATGCTAAAACAAGAGAAGAAGTTGACGAGTGCATCTATGCGCTCCAATCCGCTGCAGCTAACCCTTCAGATACTATTCGCGAATTCACGGAAAAGGTCTTGGCCACCCCGTCCAATCGCCACTTACGAGAAATAATATTGAATTGTGAGTTGGTCGACGAGGAAGGTGGCGCCAGTGGCAAGAAACTTAGAGAGTCTACAATCGCGGAACTACCTATCCCAGCAGATTTCACAAAAGATGCGGAGTCCATTCTCGACGAATTATTGGGTTGGGTTAGCCGAAGTTCTCTAGCTTTGTGGCAGAAGCGAGAGCCAGCATGGATTTCGCGTGATAGTTTCGTCAACCAGTTTTACGCAATTCTGGATCTACGAAAGCGTCAGAAAGACCGTGAACGAGCAGCCAACCTAATTCCCGTATATGATGAACAAATAGGTCGGGAGAAAGGTCGCGATTTCGTTAAGCAAATTTACTTGGTCACCGATGATCACGGTAGAGTCGATGAATCCATTCGAGAGTTCATCCAGTGCAACATGGAGAAGACGCGTCTCTCAGTTGATGGTAATATTACCGATCAGGATTGGATTGATTTTGAACACTCGCTCAGATTGCGGTGGGTTAAGATTTCGGGTCGTGAAAAGCGTTTTGGCGAAAGTAGACCTGAAGAGGATGTCGGGTTCAAAATCTTAACGGAAACTACCGACGAGCACAGGGAGCGGCTTGCAGGAATCGAGACCGAACAGGTCTATTTGACCTCTGGAACCTACCACCGCATGGCAGATCGATTGGTCGTTGGTTGGCATCCGCGTTTCGAGGAATTAATGAAACAGGAGGAGGGAAATGATTGA
- a CDS encoding three component ABC system middle component has protein sequence MIDVLFEQQVVQNPGLGAETIWYAVSEAYEVRNRAGGMPLLLAFVVLPLAFHKRSANALASKAKPGALYKAVASDREITLGLQERMQALSDRTLQSLSIGFSTGLLLLDSGEEPELIPGRKTPPVDHVTEEVKILLAAAKRVGQSIGELPKAQLTTHLNIRF, from the coding sequence ATGATTGATGTTCTATTTGAGCAGCAGGTTGTGCAGAACCCCGGCTTGGGTGCAGAAACGATTTGGTATGCGGTCAGTGAAGCCTATGAAGTGAGAAATAGGGCTGGGGGCATGCCGCTCCTATTAGCGTTCGTTGTTCTTCCTCTTGCATTCCATAAGCGATCTGCAAATGCGTTGGCATCAAAAGCGAAACCGGGAGCACTTTATAAGGCTGTTGCGAGTGATCGGGAAATCACGCTTGGACTTCAGGAGAGAATGCAGGCTCTTTCTGATCGCACACTGCAATCTCTATCGATTGGCTTTTCCACAGGCTTACTGCTCCTCGATTCAGGCGAGGAACCGGAATTAATTCCTGGTCGAAAAACGCCTCCTGTGGATCATGTGACGGAAGAGGTGAAAATTCTCCTCGCGGCTGCAAAGCGTGTTGGACAATCGATCGGCGAGCTTCCCAAAGCTCAGCTTACGACACATCTCAATATCCGATTCTAA
- a CDS encoding aldo/keto reductase — protein sequence MEYRRLGKSAVTVSDLCLGTMMFGSRNTEEEAFAIMDRALEAGIDFFDTAEIYPVPPKEEWMNRSEEMVGNWLKRHDRDEIILATKVVGPGHGWFRPPVRKGHTALDRVHIRRAIEGSLKRLGTDYVDLYQTHWPDHDARYEDTLEALDELVRDGLVRVIGSSNENAWGMMKAEAAAARTGTARYDTVQNNFSILNRRFEDDMAEISKRESISLLPYSPLAGGVCSGKYCEGQLPEGARFTDYLKNEGDRQKRMAHRFVNEKSLATVSELMELAEKIGVGVVPLCLAWSRQHDFVASSIFGAVTLDQLEECLKAKDLILDSETLEEIDRITKKYPYPLG from the coding sequence ATGGAATATCGACGACTCGGAAAAAGTGCGGTGACGGTTTCGGATTTGTGCCTGGGGACGATGATGTTCGGCTCCAGGAATACGGAAGAGGAAGCCTTTGCGATCATGGACCGGGCCCTGGAAGCCGGTATTGACTTTTTTGACACGGCAGAAATTTATCCGGTGCCTCCCAAAGAGGAGTGGATGAACCGGAGTGAAGAGATGGTGGGGAATTGGCTCAAACGGCACGATCGGGATGAGATCATCCTGGCCACGAAAGTAGTCGGTCCGGGGCATGGCTGGTTTCGTCCGCCAGTCCGCAAGGGACACACCGCTCTGGATCGGGTTCATATTCGTCGCGCCATTGAGGGGAGCCTGAAACGCCTCGGAACCGATTATGTGGATCTCTACCAGACTCACTGGCCGGATCATGATGCCCGTTATGAGGATACCCTCGAAGCCCTCGATGAACTGGTCCGCGACGGGCTGGTTCGGGTCATTGGATCCAGCAACGAAAATGCCTGGGGAATGATGAAAGCTGAGGCGGCGGCCGCCCGTACTGGCACGGCTCGATACGACACCGTCCAAAACAATTTCAGCATCCTCAATCGTCGCTTCGAGGATGACATGGCCGAGATCTCCAAGCGGGAATCGATCAGTCTGCTGCCTTACTCGCCCCTCGCAGGTGGAGTTTGCTCGGGCAAGTACTGTGAAGGGCAATTGCCGGAAGGTGCCCGATTCACGGACTACCTTAAGAACGAAGGAGATCGCCAGAAGCGGATGGCCCATCGCTTCGTGAATGAAAAGAGTCTCGCCACCGTCTCCGAGCTGATGGAACTCGCCGAAAAGATCGGAGTAGGGGTCGTCCCTCTCTGTCTCGCCTGGAGCCGCCAACACGACTTCGTCGCCTCCAGCATCTTCGGTGCAGTCACCTTGGATCAACTGGAAGAATGTCTGAAAGCCAAGGACTTGATCCTCGATTCAGAAACCCTCGAGGAGATCGACCGGATTACGAAAAAGTATCCCTATCCGCTCGGGTAG
- a CDS encoding transposase produces MKTKSAIRYSESFKLRVVRELEDGRFETITQARRHYGISGTRTIHSWLKEFGKNSMLPKVVRVETPEEQIELKRLRERVKQLEKAVADQFIASEVEKSFLEIACERAGYDDVEEFKK; encoded by the coding sequence ATGAAAACAAAAAGTGCGATACGCTACAGCGAAAGCTTCAAGTTGCGAGTGGTCCGGGAATTAGAGGATGGTCGTTTTGAGACGATCACGCAGGCCCGTCGTCACTACGGGATATCCGGAACACGGACGATCCATAGCTGGCTGAAAGAGTTTGGAAAGAACTCAATGTTGCCCAAGGTAGTTCGTGTGGAAACGCCAGAAGAACAGATAGAACTCAAGCGCCTGCGCGAGCGTGTAAAGCAATTGGAGAAGGCCGTGGCCGATCAGTTTATTGCGAGTGAAGTGGAGAAGTCATTCCTGGAGATAGCCTGCGAACGTGCCGGGTATGATGACGTGGAAGAGTTCAAAAAAAA